One Pichia kudriavzevii chromosome 3, complete sequence genomic window carries:
- a CDS encoding uncharacterized protein (PKUD0C01070; similar to Saccharomyces cerevisiae YIL007C (NAS2); ancestral locus Anc_7.130): protein MSLTNSLPETTYTFEVTSRAQLNALPFEELSKHRSEIDADLAVLFDHLQNKLHANMDTELLTLDGFPRADIDVVQIRLCRAKIIKLQNDYKWISETLLEKMQQQLQQNA, encoded by the coding sequence ATGTCACTTACAAATAGTCTACCAGAGACGACATACACATTTGAAGTTACATCTCGTGCACAACTAAACGCACTTCCCTTTGAAGAACTCTCTAAGCATAGATCTGAGATTGATGCAGATCTAGCGGTTTTGTTTGATCATCTGCAGAATAAACTGCACGCTAATATGGATACAGAGCTATTAACATTAGATGGATTCCCAAGAGCTGATATAGATGTTGTACAAATTCGTCTCTGTCGTGcaaaaatcatcaaattacAAAATGACTACAAATGGATCAGTGAAACCTTGTTGGAAAAAATGCAACAACAGCTGCAACAGAATGCTTAA
- a CDS encoding uncharacterized protein (PKUD0C01080; similar to Saccharomyces cerevisiae YIL008W (URM1); ancestral locus Anc_7.129): MPRAEQQACKGNMGTVSVKVELLGGMDQVFHSDKTLKLKVSSPSNEVTVKDLIDHMAGLIDNPRDLDMFIQEETVRPGILVLINDTDWELEDKEEYILEDGDLVSFTSTLHGG, from the coding sequence ATGCCTAGAGCCGAACAACAAGCTTGTAAGGGAAATATGGGAACAGTATCGGTGAAGGTAGAACTTCTAGGAGGGATGGACCAAGTGTTCCATTCTGACAAGACTCTGAAGCTGAAGGTTTCATCTCCTTCAAACGAAGTTACGGTAAAAGACTTAATTGATCACATGGCTGGTCTGATTGACAACCCACGTGATCTAGACATGTTTATACAAGAAGAAACCGTTCGTCCTGGAATACTAGTGTTGATCAACGACACAGACTGGGAGTTAGAAGACAAGGAGGAGTATATTTTAGAAGATGGTGACCTGGTTTCGTTTACAAGTACATTACACGGTGGTTAA
- a CDS encoding uncharacterized protein (PKUD0C01090; Pfam Domains: HMGL-like(2.3e-105)|LeuA_dimer(9.6e-17)) — protein MPMLKDPSIKYKPFDPKLTLNDRQWPSKTLTKPPRWLSTDLRDGNQSLPDPMSIPEKKAYFTKLVEIGFKEIEVAFPSASQIDFDFTKWCVENAPSDVSIQVLSPCRPDLIKRTIESLKGAKRATVHIYLATSDCFRTVVFNMTPDETLAKAVECTSLVRSLTKDNHELENTDWDFEFSPETFSDTSPGFALKVCEVVKEAWGPTTEKPIIFNLPATVEMSTPNVYADQIEYFSRNISNRETVCISLHPHNDRGCAVAAAELAQLAGADRVEGCLFGNGERTGNVDLVTLALNLYTQGIHPNIDFSDLSSVIEIVEKCNKIPIHPRAPYGGQLVVCAFSGSHQDAIKKGFKKYEEQVTQTGDITWKIPYLPLDPQDIGRTYEAIIRVNSQSGKGGASWIILRNLELDLPRGLQIDFSKHVQLESEWRGRELKTKEIIDLFKDKYFVYDENDANDTETTAMLDYLKLTNYTVTNSEKTRDIIAHISSKSKELEIKGSGNGPISALANAFSNYFGINIDVIHYNEHTLGKDSQSKAVGYIGIRAGDNESIIWGVGINEDVTEAGMIAIVNTINVCIRDKIIKLK, from the coding sequence ATGCCTATGTTGAAAGACCCCTCTATTAAGTACAAACCATTTGACCCCAAACTAACTTTAAATGATCGTCAATGGCCTTCTAAAACTCTAACCAAGCCACCAAGATGGCTATCTACTGATTTAAGGGATGGTAACCAATCTTTGCCTGACCCAATGTCCATACCCGAGAAAAAGGCATATTTTACCAAGcttgttgaaattggatTCAAGGAGATCGAAGTTGCCTTTCCTTCGGCTTCACagattgattttgattttacaAAATGGTGTGTTGAAAATGCTCCCTCTGATGTTTCTATTCAAGTCTTATCACCATGTCGTCCTGATTTGATCAAACGAACAATTGAATCCTTGAAAGGTGCTAAAAGAGCCACTGTTCACATTTATTTAGCCACCTCAGATTGTTTCCGAactgttgttttcaatatgaCACCGGACGAAACTCTTGCAAAAGCAGTTGAATGCACATCACTTGTTAGATCTTTAACTAAAGATAATCACGAACTTGAGAATACTGATTGGGATTTCGAGTTCTCACCAGAGACATTTTCTGATACTTCGCCTGGTTTTGCCCTAAAGGTTTGTGAAGTTGTAAAGGAGGCATGGGGACCAACTACTGAGAAACcaatcattttcaatctaCCTGCAACAGTTGAAATGTCGACTCCAAATGTTTATGCAGATcaaattgaatatttctcGAGGAATATATCGAATAGGGAGACCGTCTGTATCTCTTTGCACCCTCATAATGACCGTGGTTGTGCAGTTGCTGCAGCAGAGCTAGCGCAATTGGCTGGTGCTGATAGAGTCGAAGGCTGCCTTTTTGGTAATGGTGAAAGAACAGGTAATGTTGATCTTGTCACGCTGGCCCTCAACCTCTATACCCAAGGTATTCATCCAAACATCGATTTCTCTGATTTATCCTCTGTTATCGAAATAGTGGAAAAATGTaacaaaattccaattcaCCCAAGAGCTCCATATGGGGGGCAATTGGTTGTCTGTGCATTTTCTGGCTCTCATCAGgatgcaatcaaaaagGGTTTCAAGAAATACGAAGAACAAGTTACTCAAACTGGTGATATTACTTGGAAGATTCCATATTTACCATTAGATCCACAGGACATCGGACGTACTTATGAAGCCATCATTAGAGTTAATTCCCAGTCCGGAAAAGGTGGTGCGTCTTGGATCATTTTAAGGAATCTGGAATTAGATTTGCCAAGAGGTTTACAAATAGACTTCTCCAAGCATGTTCAATTAGAGTCTGAATGGAGAGGAagagaattgaaaactaaAGAGATTATAGACCTTTTCAAGGACAAGTATTTTGTctatgatgaaaatgatgcCAATGATACCGAAACAACCGCAATGCTTGATTACTTGAAACTAACTAATTATACAGTTACTAACTCTGAGAAGACTAGGGATATCATTGCACATATCTCCTCTAAGAGTAAAGAACTAGAAATAAAGGGGTCAGGAAATGGTCCTATTTCCGCTCTTGCCAATGCATTTAGCAATTATTTTGGAATTAACATTGATGTTATTCATTACAATGAACATACTCTAGGTAAGGATTCTCAATCTAAGGCCGTAGGCTATATTGGCATCCGTGCTGGTGATAATGAGTCAATCATATGGGGTGTGGGTATTAATGAAGATGTTACCGAAGCAGGTATGATTGCCATTGTTAACACTATTAACGTATGCATCAGGgataaaatcatcaaattaaAGTAA